The following are encoded together in the Robertmurraya sp. FSL R5-0851 genome:
- a CDS encoding VOC family protein, whose translation MGFHREPNTFVSQVNLKVANLERSLTFYQEVLRLQVLHQTSTTADLTADGKTVLVAIQQPDEVVSKQGRTTGLYHFALLLPTRADLGRLLKHFLQVRYPLQGASDHLVSEAIYLADPDGNGIEVYADRPASDWSWNNGEVEMATVALDAESLLAEGGGEAWTGMPAGTIMGHIHLHVSELQKTEEFYTKGLGFEVVTRYGGQALFISTGKYHHHIGLNTWNGVGAPPAAENSVGMESYTMVFPSEEKREQIISQLQGIGVTVTEEKGAFITADPSGNRIRLEV comes from the coding sequence ATGGGATTTCATCGTGAACCAAATACATTTGTTAGCCAAGTAAACCTAAAAGTAGCAAACTTAGAACGTTCGCTTACTTTTTACCAAGAAGTCCTCCGACTACAGGTGTTACACCAAACAAGCACTACGGCCGATCTAACAGCTGATGGGAAAACCGTTCTTGTTGCTATTCAACAGCCGGATGAGGTCGTGTCGAAGCAGGGTAGAACAACTGGACTTTATCACTTCGCTTTACTTTTACCAACTCGTGCAGATCTAGGAAGATTATTAAAACATTTTCTCCAGGTGCGTTATCCATTACAAGGCGCATCCGACCATTTGGTCAGTGAAGCCATCTATTTAGCAGACCCAGATGGGAATGGAATTGAAGTGTATGCGGACAGACCAGCTTCTGATTGGAGTTGGAATAATGGAGAAGTGGAAATGGCCACGGTTGCGTTAGATGCGGAAAGTCTTCTTGCTGAGGGAGGCGGGGAAGCGTGGACGGGGATGCCAGCTGGTACGATTATGGGGCATATTCATCTTCATGTATCAGAGTTACAGAAAACAGAGGAGTTTTATACAAAAGGACTTGGATTTGAAGTTGTAACTCGATACGGAGGTCAGGCCTTATTTATTTCTACTGGCAAATACCATCACCATATTGGATTGAACACCTGGAATGGTGTCGGTGCCCCACCAGCTGCTGAAAACAGTGTTGGCATGGAATCTTATACGATGGTGTTTCCTAGTGAAGAAAAGAGAGAGCAAATCATCTCTCAGTTACAAGGAATAGGCGTAACAGTTACAGAGGAGAAGGGTGCATTTATTACAGCAGATCCTTCAGGAAATCGAATTCGATTAGAGGTTTAA
- a CDS encoding winged helix-turn-helix transcriptional regulator, producing MDKSICPRFEKAMSILSQRWTGLIIYQLLGGPQRFCSLESSIGVSGRVLSERLKDLENEGIVKREVFPETPVRIEYSLTDKGVALEPLMRDIEKWSQAWLEV from the coding sequence ATGGATAAATCTATTTGTCCTAGATTTGAAAAAGCGATGAGTATTTTAAGCCAAAGATGGACCGGCTTAATTATTTACCAGTTACTAGGTGGCCCACAGCGTTTTTGCAGCCTAGAATCATCCATTGGTGTCAGTGGTCGTGTGCTTTCAGAGAGGTTAAAGGATTTGGAGAATGAAGGCATTGTGAAGCGCGAAGTATTCCCAGAAACTCCTGTTCGAATTGAATATTCACTAACTGATAAGGGAGTAGCCTTGGAGCCTCTTATGAGAGATATAGAAAAATGGTCACAAGCTTGGCTAGAAGTATAA
- the nhaC gene encoding Na+/H+ antiporter NhaC, with product MNQDSVLTIKPMEAFIISMIVIGGISYSLIFAGAVPHIPIVLAIMGLFLYGIYKKVSVIELEEAIINGAKSGAGAVFIFLFIGMLISSWMESGTIPTFIYLALEVVSEKWFYAIAFAVTAIIGMSIGSSLTTAATIGVAFMSVSTALGLSDAITAGAVISGAFFGDKMSPLSDTTILASSTVHVDLFDHIRNMAWTTVPAFVLSFLLFVLLSPAESAANFAYLELLKASLKDHDLVHWYSLFPFIVLALLAIKKVPAIITLASGIATSLFVTIFVQKEVHLQGLMNTLFTGYSSDTGVKEIDSMLSRGGMESMMFSVSLILLALAMGGLFFKLGILPALLEGISGMLNKVWSLVVWTAGTAITINFLVGEQYLSILLTGSSFKERYKKMGLHGKNLSRILEDAGTVVNPLVPWSVCGVFLTGVLGVETLSYLPFTFFCLLSPIITMIFGITGFKLSKLEE from the coding sequence ATGAATCAAGACAGCGTACTAACAATTAAACCAATGGAAGCTTTTATTATCTCGATGATAGTTATTGGGGGAATTAGTTATTCTCTTATATTTGCTGGTGCCGTTCCTCATATTCCCATTGTTTTAGCCATTATGGGACTGTTTCTTTACGGTATATACAAGAAAGTTTCCGTTATTGAATTGGAAGAGGCCATCATTAATGGAGCTAAATCTGGAGCTGGAGCCGTATTTATTTTTCTTTTTATCGGGATGTTGATTAGTAGTTGGATGGAAAGTGGAACGATTCCTACATTTATCTACTTGGCGCTTGAAGTCGTTAGTGAGAAATGGTTCTATGCGATTGCGTTTGCCGTGACCGCTATTATTGGCATGAGTATTGGTAGTTCGTTAACGACTGCAGCGACCATCGGTGTTGCCTTTATGAGTGTTTCCACTGCGCTTGGGTTATCAGATGCGATAACAGCAGGGGCTGTGATTTCTGGTGCCTTTTTTGGAGATAAAATGTCACCTCTATCAGATACAACGATATTGGCTTCTTCAACTGTTCACGTAGATTTGTTTGATCACATCAGAAATATGGCTTGGACAACGGTCCCGGCGTTTGTCTTATCCTTTCTATTATTTGTTTTATTATCACCAGCTGAATCTGCTGCGAACTTTGCGTATTTAGAACTTTTAAAAGCAAGCTTGAAAGACCATGATCTAGTTCATTGGTACTCCTTATTCCCATTTATTGTGTTAGCATTGTTAGCGATTAAAAAAGTCCCAGCGATTATTACCTTGGCTTCAGGAATTGCGACTTCTCTTTTCGTTACGATATTTGTACAAAAGGAAGTCCATCTTCAGGGGCTAATGAACACCCTATTTACTGGTTATTCTTCCGATACAGGAGTGAAGGAAATTGATTCGATGCTTTCAAGAGGCGGAATGGAAAGCATGATGTTTTCTGTTTCACTTATTCTTTTAGCGTTAGCCATGGGTGGATTATTTTTTAAGCTTGGAATTCTTCCAGCTCTGCTTGAAGGAATTAGTGGAATGTTGAATAAAGTTTGGAGTCTTGTGGTGTGGACGGCAGGAACAGCCATTACCATTAATTTCTTAGTTGGAGAACAATACCTTTCTATCCTTTTAACAGGAAGTTCCTTTAAAGAAAGGTACAAAAAGATGGGCTTACATGGGAAAAATCTTTCCAGAATTTTAGAAGATGCAGGGACGGTAGTCAATCCACTGGTTCCATGGAGTGTATGTGGAGTCTTTTTAACGGGAGTATTAGGAGTAGAGACCTTATCTTATCTTCCTTTTACATTTTTCTGTTTGTTGAGTCCGATTATTACCATGATATTTGGAATCACCGGGTTTAAACTTTCAAAGCTAGAGGAATAA